One region of Phlebotomus papatasi isolate M1 unplaced genomic scaffold, Ppap_2.1 HiC_scaffold_107, whole genome shotgun sequence genomic DNA includes:
- the LOC129808838 gene encoding uncharacterized protein LOC129808838 has translation MYNCRHPKAKKCGPLSVIELKESLDILVRIEQRTYLFDEIKQLQKPNRGRPVKCKTLQSLDPFLDDKGMLRVGGRLRHAEVSMETRCPLIIPKGHLAKLLARNEHQILLHAGPQHVLASMRLRWWPLGGRNLVRKIIKQCITCFRMNPPPCEQFMGSLPKVRVNQARPFLHCGCDFAGPVKIRPMHGRKGQTRDAFIAVFICMVTKAVHLEAVSNLSADAFTAALKRLIGRRGRIAHFYCDNGKKFIGAKRKLTQLRQIFLSQESNQFLREYFSKEGITWHFIPPNAPHFGGLWEAAVRSVKKHLYRVTANASLNFEELTTLLVQIEAVLNSRPITTLSEDPKDLEYLTPGHFLSTGGPLTALPEPDLTELPVNRLSSWQRVQQLLQHFWNRWSVEYLTQLQQRPKWLQKKRNLQEGDVVLLREDKTPPMFWPIGRIIKTFPGADNLIRVVELKLKDGRTFKRPISKISLLPIDDDDQL, from the coding sequence ATGTACAATTGCCGCCATCCTAAGGCAAAGAAATGCGGACCACTCTCTGTCATTGAACTTAAAGAATCCCTGGATATTCTTGTGAGGATTGAACAACGCACCTACCTGTTTGATGAGATCAAACAACTCCAGAAACCGAATAGAGGAAGGCCAGTGAAATGCAAGACTCTCCAGTCCTTGGATCCCTTCCTGGATGATAAGGGTATGCTACGAGTCGGCGGACGACTCCGTCATGCAGAAGTATCAATGGAAACAAGGTGTCCCCTTATCATTCCAAAGGGACATTTGGCAAAACTCCTGGCCAGAAATGAACATCAGATATTACTACATGCGGGTCCTCAACATGTGTTAGCCTCCATGCGATTGCGGTGGTGGCCCTTGGGCGGCAGAAATCTGGTGAGGAAGATCATCAAGCAATGCATTACTTGTTTCCGAATGAATCCACCACCCTGTGAGCAGTTTATGGGCTCTCTTCCCAAGGTTAGAGTGAACCAGGCTCGTCCATTTCTCCATTGTGGATGTGACTTCGCAGGACCAGTGAAAATTCGACCAATGCATGGTCGAAAGGGACAGACCAGAGATGCTTTCATCGCAGTGTTTATCTGTATGGTGACAAAGGCAGTCCATCTGGAAGCCGTAAGCAATCTTTCTGCTGATGCCTTTACCGCTGCTCTGAAAAGACTTATTGGACGAAGGGGAAGGATTGCACATTTTTACTGTGACAACgggaaaaaatttattggagCGAAAAGAAAGCTGACTCAACTTCGACAGATATTCTTGAGTCAGGAGAGCAACCAGTTTCTTCGAGAATACTTTTCGAAGGAAGGTATTACGTGGCATTTTATCCCACCTAATGCCCCTCACTTTGGTGGCCTCTGGGAGGCTGCTGTTCGCTCAGTCAAGAAACATCTGTACCGAGTCACTGCTAATGCAAGTCTCAACTTTGAGGAACTAACAACCTTGTTAGTTCAAATTGAAGCAGTGCTCAATTCACGCCCCATTACGACTTTGTCCGAGGACCCCAAGGATTTGGAGTATCTTACTCCGGGACATTTTCTTTCCACTGGAGGACCGCTCACAGCTTTACCAGAACCTGACTTGACAGAGCTTCCTGTCAATCGCCTTAGTAGTTGGCAACGGGTCCAGCAATTGCTTCAACATTTCTGGAATCGCTGGTCCGTTGAGTACCTCACTCAGCTGCAACAACGACCAAAATGGctccaaaagaaaagaaatctaCAGGAAGGTGATGTCGTATTGCTTAGAGAAGACAAAACTCCACCCATGTTCTGGCCAATTGGTCGCATCATCAAAACATTTCCCGGAGCAGACAACCTGATACGTGTAGTGGAACTGAAACTCAAGGACGGAAGGACCTTCAAGCGGCCAATCTCGAAGATCTCACTTTTGCCAATTGATGACGATGAtcaactttaa